In the Sulfitobacter pacificus genome, one interval contains:
- a CDS encoding TRAP transporter large permease, whose amino-acid sequence MFDLAVNELLVSGMLLSFIALLFLGVPVVWSLAGVSFGTALIALGLHHYAGADTHFLDSWRDYSIIVPRIWSIVENGVLVALPLFVFMGLMLDQSGLAETLMREFAATLGRFSGGLAVAVILIGILLAASTGIVGASVVLLTTVAMPIMLEQGYDRRLAAGVIASAGTLGILIPPSIMLIIMADQLALSVGELFMGALVPGILLGLSYLVYVVAAVSLNPALAPRPANVTPLTARGLLRTFLAVMPPLGLMVAVLGSIFAGIATPTEAAGIGALGATLLAFANGRLSLTVLYEVARRTTLTTSFIFGIFIGATAFALVMRALGGDDIIAAGLHSIPFGSTGVVVTILIFAFIAGFFLDWLEITLIFLPLVGPVVIGDLGYDPIWFVILFSVALQTSFITPPVGFSLFYLKGAAPSEVTTPEIYKGIIPFVIIQLLIVVLIISRPEVVTWLPQLVYD is encoded by the coding sequence ATGTTTGATCTTGCAGTCAATGAACTGCTCGTTAGCGGGATGCTTCTCAGCTTCATCGCCCTGCTGTTTCTGGGTGTGCCGGTTGTCTGGTCTCTGGCTGGTGTATCGTTCGGGACAGCCCTGATTGCTCTGGGGCTGCATCATTACGCAGGTGCCGACACCCATTTCCTTGACAGCTGGCGCGACTATTCAATTATCGTGCCCCGCATTTGGTCCATTGTCGAAAATGGCGTATTGGTTGCACTGCCCTTGTTTGTGTTTATGGGCCTTATGCTGGATCAATCCGGTTTGGCAGAAACCTTGATGCGGGAATTTGCTGCCACTCTGGGCCGCTTTAGTGGCGGACTGGCAGTAGCGGTGATCCTGATAGGCATTTTGCTTGCGGCCTCAACCGGGATCGTAGGTGCGTCAGTGGTATTGCTGACTACCGTTGCCATGCCAATCATGCTGGAACAGGGGTATGATCGCAGGCTGGCCGCGGGTGTTATTGCCTCGGCAGGCACGCTGGGCATTCTAATCCCACCTTCCATTATGTTGATCATTATGGCCGATCAGCTTGCCCTATCTGTGGGTGAACTCTTTATGGGTGCATTGGTCCCCGGAATACTTCTGGGGCTTTCTTACCTTGTCTATGTTGTTGCGGCTGTTTCATTGAACCCCGCTTTGGCACCCCGTCCCGCCAATGTGACCCCGCTGACCGCACGGGGGTTGCTGCGCACGTTCCTTGCCGTCATGCCGCCGCTTGGTTTGATGGTCGCTGTGCTTGGCTCCATCTTTGCCGGTATCGCAACCCCGACCGAAGCGGCGGGGATTGGCGCACTCGGCGCGACTTTGCTTGCATTCGCAAACGGCCGCCTTTCCCTAACGGTGCTTTATGAGGTTGCCCGCCGGACAACCCTAACAACATCCTTCATCTTTGGGATATTCATCGGCGCAACAGCATTTGCCTTGGTCATGCGTGCCCTTGGTGGCGACGACATCATTGCCGCCGGGCTACATTCAATACCCTTTGGCAGTACCGGTGTTGTTGTGACGATCCTGATCTTCGCCTTTATCGCAGGGTTCTTTCTGGACTGGCTGGAAATCACACTGATTTTCCTGCCCCTCGTCGGTCCTGTTGTGATTGGCGATCTGGGCTATGACCCCATCTGGTTTGTCATTCTGTTCTCAGTGGCCCTCCAGACATCATTCATCACACCACCTGTTGGATTCTCTTTGTTTTACCTCAAAGGTGCTGCACCAAGCGAGGTCACCACACCTGAGATATACAAAGGCATCATCCCCTTTGTGATAATCCAACTACTCATAGTTGTGCTGATTATTTCACGCCCGGAAGTCGTAACATGGCTGCCGCAACTCGTATACGATTGA
- a CDS encoding GMC family oxidoreductase, producing the protein MQDFGEFDFVIVGAGSAGCVLANRLSEDPNARVLLLEAGGKDNYHWIHIPVGYLYCIGNPRTDWGFSTAACEGLGGRKLLYPRGRVLGGCSSINGMLYIRGQAADYDGWRQMGCSGWGWDDVLPYFTKSEDYFAGEVDGHGAGGEWRVEEQRLKWDILDAWKAAAVDAGIPETSDFNRGDNFGVGYFKVNQRSGWRWSTSKGFLRPAMNRPNLKVMTHAQAERILFVDKRAKGIQFLRQGQPACVTAKREVILASGAIGTPQLLQLSGIGPGALLQKYEIEVRQDAPDVGGNLQDHLQIRCAYKVKGAKTLNTMSASLWGKAKIGLEYALKRSGPMSMAPSQLGAFARSHQDIETPDLEYHVQPVSLEAFGQAPHPFPAITASVCHLRPESRGHVHITSPDSKAHPEIQPNYLSTQNDRATAVRAIRLTRKIMEQAPLSQYQPEEFKPGKRAESDEELIAGAAQIASTIFHPVGTARMGMDTRAVVDPELRVNGVTGLRVVDASVMPSITSGNTNSPTVMIAERASDLIRKDWL; encoded by the coding sequence TTGCAGGATTTCGGTGAATTTGATTTCGTGATCGTGGGTGCGGGGTCTGCAGGCTGCGTTCTTGCCAACCGCCTGAGCGAGGACCCCAATGCCCGTGTGCTTCTGTTGGAAGCGGGGGGCAAAGACAACTACCATTGGATCCATATTCCCGTTGGTTATCTGTATTGTATCGGCAACCCGCGTACTGACTGGGGGTTTTCAACAGCCGCCTGTGAAGGTCTGGGCGGGCGCAAACTATTGTATCCCCGTGGGCGTGTCTTGGGCGGGTGTTCGTCGATTAACGGCATGCTGTATATTCGTGGACAGGCCGCAGATTATGACGGGTGGCGTCAAATGGGATGTTCTGGCTGGGGCTGGGATGACGTTCTGCCGTATTTTACCAAGTCTGAAGATTATTTCGCGGGTGAAGTCGACGGGCATGGCGCGGGTGGCGAATGGCGTGTTGAAGAACAACGGTTGAAATGGGACATTCTTGATGCTTGGAAAGCGGCAGCTGTTGATGCCGGAATCCCGGAGACATCTGACTTTAACCGTGGTGATAATTTTGGCGTTGGCTATTTCAAAGTGAACCAGCGTTCCGGGTGGCGTTGGAGTACATCGAAAGGTTTCCTGCGACCCGCGATGAACCGGCCCAACCTCAAGGTGATGACACATGCGCAGGCCGAACGCATTCTCTTTGTGGACAAACGCGCAAAGGGGATTCAGTTCCTACGACAGGGTCAACCAGCTTGCGTTACCGCGAAACGCGAAGTGATCCTGGCCTCTGGGGCCATCGGGACGCCACAATTGCTTCAATTGTCTGGTATTGGGCCAGGCGCGCTTTTGCAGAAATATGAAATTGAGGTGCGCCAAGACGCGCCTGACGTCGGCGGCAATTTGCAAGACCATCTGCAGATACGCTGTGCCTATAAGGTCAAGGGGGCAAAGACGCTCAACACCATGAGCGCGTCCCTGTGGGGCAAGGCCAAGATCGGCCTTGAGTATGCGTTGAAACGCAGCGGGCCGATGTCGATGGCTCCAAGCCAGCTTGGAGCATTTGCGCGATCCCATCAGGATATCGAAACGCCAGATCTTGAATATCACGTCCAACCTGTGTCGCTGGAAGCCTTTGGGCAGGCCCCTCATCCCTTCCCTGCGATCACCGCGAGCGTTTGTCATCTGCGCCCTGAGAGCAGAGGACATGTGCATATCACCTCACCTGATTCAAAAGCACATCCAGAAATACAACCCAACTACCTGTCGACACAGAATGATCGCGCAACTGCGGTGCGGGCCATTCGCCTGACGCGAAAGATTATGGAGCAGGCACCGCTGTCGCAATACCAGCCTGAGGAGTTCAAACCCGGAAAGCGTGCGGAATCGGACGAGGAGTTGATTGCAGGGGCGGCTCAGATTGCCTCAACAATCTTTCATCCTGTCGGTACAGCACGCATGGGGATGGATACACGTGCGGTTGTTGATCCAGAGCTACGGGTCAACGGGGTCACTGGCCTAAGGGTTGTTGACGCCTCGGTCATGCCGAGCATCACATCGGGCAACACAAACTCACCCACCGTCATGATCGCAGAACGGGCGAGCGATTTGATCAGGAAAGACTGGCTGTAG
- a CDS encoding ATP-binding protein, with protein sequence MESFIAVLDSALQLRKFFLFRVLLVAVTLACLGPATAQDVHEDDTEITIGVLASEGATRALEAWAPTVSLLNATARAQEHPFHFRLEPHNQPSLLEGLDKGAIDVFVSDPAAFAIAEVEEGARAILSMAYMWENRTYSQTGALVFTRSDRPISGYEGLAGLRVMAMDPNELTGWKLALQEARKYRVDPESISGDLLFSGGNQREVVYAVQNGLVDVGVIRAGVLERLAEQGAIDLKDFLPVAPSGHPGFPFWISTPLFPEWVMGSLPNVPDDALGHLIGTLLSIDAQSPEAQAAGGIVWQAPQNYRPVHDLLISLHARPYENYIQQAGARIYRDYKWPTLAVAALIILSLLFLVTELIRTARLAETRKNVLNSEVRSKQFYRNAIEDHTVFCMLTKDGEISHVNDHFVSALDRTRSSLVRSPLASILDETNQELMQSQIMRAMKAGATWQGALQLLKRDGKLAWVQCTFIPVTGTSNKLSEVAIVASDVTKTRAGVSEKRFNNTLELIQDQVVVLRPGTLDVLYVNAAAGKRLIANRMGGDWTGKTAANFITKDDLEVLKLRCAALAEGPERRATWEVSAKAGVTYEISLEYAQPDQEEPRLIAIYRDISERKEIERAKTAFISTVSHELRTPLTSIKGSLGLALSGAAGEMPAKMNSLVNMAAKNCDNLVTMINDILDLENFEAGKMNYQLEIFDLGKMLSTALAANKFGADRFGVTVRLLPDDHDGAALTYGDPKRLTQVIDNLMSNAAKFSDAGSEVVVSLKEVAGRWRISIRDFGEGIPKHAQPTMYDKFTQADSSDTRSKGGSGLGLSIVKMIVEQHKGQISFVSKEGIGTEFFVDLPVVVGETVMSIPKAARNVENPVRFSDDPAVSTDDDLEDVGETVTARLLAQARAVGLEVELTAGRYTPQQLVEGRSDEGMPLAVNWFGDAERGIMADMLADGQITDRDLCMIESRHSQDPNSTSTTRGMALMEVVQKWLGVCQDLTDDGTTPDLMAMIKESPLKVWAQGCDITAVSEISELAAVSDSRQPDLVAHYSVNNQGATISLFPMAKGKLPADWPVLLIVARVAGVASGKGVVSKFSSSGGGKNRRRV encoded by the coding sequence ATGGAGTCTTTCATCGCTGTTTTGGATTCTGCGTTGCAGTTGCGGAAGTTTTTTCTGTTCCGGGTGCTTTTGGTTGCGGTCACTTTGGCTTGTCTGGGGCCGGCAACGGCACAGGACGTTCATGAGGATGATACGGAGATCACCATTGGGGTGCTGGCCTCTGAGGGGGCGACCAGAGCGCTTGAGGCATGGGCCCCCACGGTTTCGCTTTTGAACGCAACCGCTCGCGCCCAAGAGCATCCTTTTCATTTCCGGTTGGAGCCACATAACCAGCCCTCGCTGCTGGAGGGGCTCGACAAGGGCGCAATCGATGTCTTTGTAAGTGATCCCGCAGCTTTTGCGATTGCAGAGGTGGAGGAGGGCGCGCGGGCGATTTTGTCGATGGCCTATATGTGGGAAAACCGGACCTACAGCCAAACCGGCGCTTTGGTTTTCACCCGCAGTGATCGTCCGATCTCTGGCTATGAGGGTTTGGCGGGCCTTCGGGTCATGGCAATGGATCCGAACGAGCTGACAGGATGGAAGCTGGCGTTGCAGGAGGCGCGCAAATACCGGGTTGATCCCGAGAGCATCAGTGGTGATCTTCTGTTTTCCGGCGGCAACCAGCGCGAGGTGGTTTATGCGGTGCAGAACGGCTTGGTCGATGTTGGGGTAATCCGCGCCGGTGTGTTGGAAAGACTGGCCGAACAGGGTGCAATTGACCTAAAGGATTTTCTCCCCGTTGCGCCCAGTGGGCATCCGGGGTTTCCGTTTTGGATCAGCACACCCCTGTTTCCGGAATGGGTGATGGGATCGCTGCCCAACGTCCCGGATGACGCATTGGGCCATTTGATCGGTACATTGCTGTCCATCGATGCGCAGAGTCCCGAAGCACAGGCAGCAGGTGGTATTGTTTGGCAGGCACCGCAGAATTACCGGCCGGTTCATGATTTGCTGATCTCTCTGCATGCACGCCCTTATGAGAATTATATTCAACAGGCGGGGGCAAGGATTTACCGCGACTACAAATGGCCGACTTTGGCTGTGGCCGCGTTGATCATTTTGTCACTCTTGTTTCTGGTGACAGAGCTTATCCGCACTGCGCGTCTGGCCGAAACACGCAAGAATGTTCTGAATTCGGAAGTCCGTTCCAAGCAGTTTTACCGCAATGCCATCGAAGACCATACGGTGTTCTGCATGTTGACCAAGGATGGTGAGATTTCTCATGTGAATGACCATTTTGTTTCGGCCCTGGACCGCACGCGCAGCAGTCTGGTGCGCAGCCCTCTGGCAAGCATTCTGGATGAGACTAATCAAGAGCTGATGCAATCCCAGATCATGCGCGCGATGAAAGCCGGTGCGACATGGCAGGGAGCGCTGCAACTGCTCAAGCGGGACGGCAAGCTTGCCTGGGTGCAATGCACATTTATTCCAGTCACCGGTACGTCAAACAAACTTAGCGAAGTTGCCATTGTCGCCTCTGATGTCACCAAAACACGCGCAGGCGTTTCGGAGAAGAGGTTTAACAACACGCTTGAATTGATACAGGATCAGGTTGTTGTTCTGCGTCCCGGGACATTGGATGTCCTTTATGTCAATGCAGCGGCTGGCAAACGTCTGATTGCCAATCGCATGGGGGGAGACTGGACCGGTAAAACCGCGGCGAATTTCATTACCAAGGATGATCTTGAGGTGTTGAAGCTGAGGTGTGCCGCCTTGGCAGAGGGGCCGGAGCGCCGGGCAACTTGGGAGGTCTCCGCCAAGGCTGGCGTTACCTATGAGATCAGTCTGGAATACGCACAACCGGATCAGGAAGAACCGCGTTTGATCGCCATTTACCGCGATATCTCAGAGCGCAAAGAGATCGAAAGAGCCAAGACCGCCTTTATCTCGACAGTCAGTCACGAATTGCGCACGCCGCTGACGTCGATCAAGGGGTCTCTTGGCTTGGCGCTTTCGGGGGCTGCAGGGGAAATGCCCGCCAAGATGAATTCACTGGTGAATATGGCCGCCAAGAACTGCGACAATCTGGTGACCATGATCAATGATATCCTCGACCTTGAAAATTTTGAGGCGGGCAAGATGAATTACCAGCTGGAGATTTTTGATCTGGGCAAGATGCTGTCCACGGCTTTGGCCGCCAATAAATTCGGTGCTGACAGGTTTGGGGTGACAGTGCGCCTGTTGCCGGACGACCATGACGGCGCGGCCTTGACCTATGGGGACCCAAAACGTCTGACGCAGGTGATTGATAACCTGATGTCAAATGCGGCCAAGTTTTCTGACGCGGGGTCGGAAGTGGTGGTCTCCCTGAAAGAAGTTGCAGGACGCTGGCGCATCTCGATCCGTGATTTTGGCGAGGGCATCCCCAAACACGCACAGCCCACGATGTATGACAAGTTCACGCAAGCAGACAGTTCTGACACACGCTCAAAAGGCGGCAGCGGTTTGGGGCTTTCTATTGTGAAGATGATTGTTGAACAACATAAGGGTCAGATTTCCTTTGTGAGTAAAGAGGGCATCGGCACGGAGTTTTTTGTAGACCTTCCCGTGGTGGTTGGCGAAACGGTGATGTCTATCCCAAAGGCAGCACGCAATGTGGAAAACCCTGTGCGGTTTTCTGATGATCCGGCGGTGAGTACGGATGATGATCTGGAGGATGTTGGCGAAACGGTTACTGCCCGTCTTTTGGCACAGGCACGCGCCGTAGGGCTGGAAGTAGAGCTGACGGCGGGGCGCTATACGCCACAACAACTGGTGGAAGGACGCAGCGATGAAGGCATGCCGCTGGCGGTAAACTGGTTTGGGGATGCGGAACGCGGGATCATGGCCGATATGTTGGCGGACGGGCAGATCACCGACCGTGATTTGTGCATGATTGAAAGCCGACATTCCCAAGATCCCAACAGCACCAGCACCACGCGCGGCATGGCATTGATGGAAGTAGTGCAGAAATGGCTGGGTGTGTGCCAGGATTTGACGGATGACGGTACAACGCCGGATTTGATGGCGATGATCAAGGAGAGCCCATTGAAGGTATGGGCCCAAGGTTGTGACATTACGGCTGTTTCGGAAATCTCTGAACTTGCGGCGGTTTCGGATTCTCGCCAGCCTGATCTGGTTGCGCATTATTCTGTCAACAACCAAGGGGCCACAATTTCCCTTTTCCCAATGGCCAAGGGCAAGTTGCCTGCGGACTGGCCGGTGCTTTTGATCGTGGCACGCGTTGCGGGTGTGGCGAGTGGAAAGGGCGTTGTGTCCAAATTCTCAAGCAGTGGTGGGGGAAAAAACCGCCGTCGTGTTTGA
- the motA gene encoding flagellar motor stator protein MotA — MTILLGFILILGMVFGGYMLSGGEMGIIMHALPFEGMMIGGAALGSFIAANSFANLKGAGKGLLKAMKGPKWKPADYIDLLNLMYTLARMYQQNGILSLDEHIESPMESSIFSQYPKIQKDHFAIDLITDSFRMLALQFDDPYQAEDVINRKLKKHHHEALVAPHGLTTVSDALPAIGIVAAVLGVIKTMSSIDKPPAVLGAMIGGALVGTFLGVFLAYCFVSPVANRLQAIEDQDGIYYGVIRDIFIAILHNHSPAICTEIGRGNIPTSLQPTFYEMEEARQNLPAAA; from the coding sequence ATGACAATTCTTCTGGGCTTTATCCTCATCCTGGGCATGGTCTTTGGCGGCTACATGCTTTCCGGCGGTGAAATGGGCATCATCATGCATGCCCTTCCCTTTGAGGGTATGATGATTGGCGGCGCTGCTTTGGGATCGTTCATCGCTGCGAACTCCTTCGCCAACCTCAAGGGCGCAGGCAAGGGCCTGCTCAAGGCAATGAAGGGCCCGAAATGGAAACCCGCAGATTACATTGATCTGCTGAACCTGATGTACACTCTGGCCCGTATGTATCAGCAAAACGGCATTCTATCCTTGGATGAACATATCGAAAGCCCAATGGAAAGCTCGATTTTCTCGCAATATCCGAAGATCCAGAAAGACCATTTTGCAATCGACCTGATCACCGACAGCTTTCGCATGCTGGCCCTGCAATTCGACGACCCCTATCAGGCGGAGGATGTGATCAACCGCAAGCTCAAGAAACATCATCATGAAGCACTTGTGGCCCCCCATGGGCTGACAACCGTTTCCGACGCCCTGCCCGCGATTGGCATTGTCGCTGCGGTTCTGGGGGTTATCAAAACCATGTCCTCAATTGATAAGCCGCCGGCTGTTCTTGGTGCGATGATCGGTGGCGCGCTTGTCGGCACGTTTCTTGGGGTTTTCCTTGCCTATTGTTTTGTCTCTCCCGTCGCCAACCGGCTTCAGGCAATTGAGGATCAGGATGGCATCTATTACGGCGTGATCCGCGACATCTTCATCGCGATCCTGCACAACCATTCCCCGGCGATCTGCACGGAAATCGGGCGCGGTAACATCCCGACCTCCCTGCAACCCACCTTTTACGAGATGGAAGAAGCCCGCCAGAACCTGCCAGCAGCTGCCTAA
- a CDS encoding TRAP transporter substrate-binding protein translates to MTFVKTLQSTSMAVSLASAFSITGLAASAEEVQELKWAVPISFSSNLTALGDTLPWVAEQLKNASGGKIEFEVFEPNKMIPALSVFESTATGQIEVGYSWMGYERGQVPASALFGATPFGLEPAQFIAWMYQADGNALLQELFEPYNVHPILCGVISPEAAGWFKFPIETVEQLAGLKFRAAGLGGEIMKEVGMSVTVLPGGELYQALETGVLDATEFSLPTVDEQLGFYQVAKYYHLPGWHQPSTSQYLYISGDVWDDLNKTTQSLIETSCMAGVTYAMARAEALQGAVLNSFEDKGVTAEQLPEEVLQKFRDATEVVMTREAEADPMFAKIYGSMMAFKAENASWHALGYLPRDWAWDNASKPE, encoded by the coding sequence ATGACGTTTGTTAAGACACTTCAAAGCACTTCTATGGCTGTAAGCCTTGCTTCTGCGTTTTCGATCACCGGGTTGGCCGCATCTGCAGAAGAGGTGCAAGAACTGAAATGGGCCGTGCCTATCAGCTTTTCTTCAAACCTCACGGCCTTGGGTGACACCCTGCCATGGGTTGCGGAGCAGTTGAAAAACGCCTCGGGTGGGAAGATCGAATTTGAAGTCTTTGAACCCAACAAAATGATCCCGGCGCTTTCGGTTTTTGAAAGCACGGCCACGGGACAGATCGAAGTTGGTTACAGCTGGATGGGATATGAGCGTGGGCAGGTACCTGCCTCGGCCCTCTTTGGTGCAACCCCGTTCGGACTGGAGCCTGCGCAATTCATCGCTTGGATGTATCAGGCTGATGGCAACGCGCTTTTGCAAGAGCTATTTGAGCCTTACAATGTGCATCCGATCCTGTGTGGGGTCATCTCGCCAGAAGCCGCCGGTTGGTTCAAATTCCCTATTGAAACTGTTGAACAATTGGCAGGCTTGAAGTTCCGCGCTGCGGGACTGGGCGGCGAGATCATGAAAGAGGTTGGGATGTCGGTGACCGTCCTTCCGGGCGGCGAACTTTATCAGGCGCTGGAAACCGGTGTTCTGGACGCGACCGAATTTTCCCTGCCAACGGTGGATGAGCAGCTTGGGTTCTATCAGGTTGCGAAATACTACCATCTGCCAGGCTGGCACCAACCCTCAACTTCACAGTATTTGTACATCAGCGGCGATGTTTGGGACGACCTGAACAAAACAACACAGTCGCTGATCGAAACCTCCTGCATGGCGGGCGTCACCTATGCGATGGCCCGGGCCGAGGCACTGCAAGGCGCGGTTCTGAACTCTTTTGAAGACAAAGGCGTAACGGCAGAACAGCTTCCTGAAGAGGTTCTTCAAAAATTCCGTGATGCAACCGAAGTCGTCATGACCCGCGAAGCTGAAGCCGACCCCATGTTTGCCAAGATCTATGGCTCCATGATGGCATTCAAAGCCGAAAACGCGTCATGGCATGCGCTCGGCTATCTGCCGCGGGACTGGGCGTGGGACAACGCTTCAAAGCCCGAATAA
- a CDS encoding flagellar motor protein, which produces MTDTSSILVVLIDADDIKHVFSAWPDHICLAACLTRDGDCSMVVFRRDERAAMPKRLLDMLGVDSNDVCFVPKVRGFETRSFLYSDERRLMALVASDPDLLDEAIDYAINYTYALEEGLDPYVILGLDRPAAEVKPREPAAPVVMVRPHIVPQPQMQRAQIQQVQTQKPQMPPREVHNTQVPMPHAENELSPLLPEFLRKSAEGTRRPKFASVRTARDGMFAAAS; this is translated from the coding sequence ATGACCGACACGTCAAGTATTTTGGTCGTTCTCATAGACGCTGATGACATCAAGCATGTTTTTTCCGCATGGCCGGATCACATTTGTCTGGCGGCCTGTCTGACGCGCGATGGGGATTGCAGCATGGTGGTGTTTCGCCGGGACGAACGTGCCGCGATGCCCAAGAGGTTGTTGGATATGCTGGGTGTCGACAGCAACGATGTTTGCTTTGTCCCCAAGGTGCGCGGCTTCGAGACCCGGAGCTTTCTCTATTCGGATGAACGGCGCCTGATGGCTTTGGTTGCTTCTGATCCTGATCTGCTGGACGAGGCGATCGATTATGCGATCAACTATACCTACGCGCTTGAAGAAGGTTTGGACCCTTATGTTATCCTTGGGCTGGACCGGCCTGCCGCTGAGGTAAAACCGAGAGAACCTGCGGCACCGGTCGTGATGGTGCGTCCGCATATCGTGCCACAGCCTCAGATGCAGCGGGCCCAGATACAGCAGGTTCAGACGCAAAAACCCCAGATGCCACCGCGTGAGGTGCATAATACTCAGGTACCGATGCCTCATGCGGAGAACGAGCTGAGCCCGCTGTTGCCTGAGTTTCTGCGCAAGTCAGCAGAGGGTACGCGGCGGCCGAAGTTCGCAAGTGTGCGGACAGCCAGAGACGGGATGTTCGCCGCCGCCTCTTAA
- a CDS encoding TRAP transporter small permease subunit: protein MPHLVEDRPTAGHSHLVGSPPLLSRLIDRAIRFISVTAHLSWLVLIVVIISNVVLRYVLADSSVALEEWQWHLYGYGFMVGIAYCLVEDQHVRVDVLSEHWSPRRRAWVDLLAMFILIMPFAFVIARDSIPFVEFSHQLNEVSRSPGGLSHRWIIKAVIPFSMALVFLAALSRALLMIKIILESPSVQKGTPNV from the coding sequence ATGCCGCATCTCGTAGAAGATAGGCCAACGGCTGGCCATAGCCATTTAGTTGGGTCACCCCCCCTCCTTTCACGACTTATCGACAGGGCCATCCGGTTTATTTCAGTCACGGCTCATCTCAGCTGGCTGGTCCTGATCGTCGTCATTATCTCAAACGTGGTGTTGCGCTATGTATTGGCAGACAGTTCTGTCGCGCTGGAGGAATGGCAATGGCACCTCTATGGATATGGCTTCATGGTGGGCATCGCCTATTGCCTTGTCGAAGACCAGCATGTGCGTGTTGACGTCCTGTCAGAGCACTGGTCGCCCCGCCGGCGAGCGTGGGTTGATTTACTTGCCATGTTTATCCTGATCATGCCCTTCGCATTTGTAATTGCCCGCGACTCGATCCCATTTGTTGAGTTCTCCCATCAGTTGAACGAAGTCTCCAGATCGCCGGGCGGCCTGTCTCATCGCTGGATCATCAAAGCTGTTATTCCTTTCTCGATGGCATTGGTGTTTTTGGCGGCGCTTTCTAGAGCACTGTTGATGATCAAGATCATACTGGAGTCACCATCTGTCCAAAAAGGAACTCCAAATGTTTGA